A genomic window from Brevibacillus agri includes:
- a CDS encoding VOC family protein yields MTASPLHAEIGGIFVAVRDIDAAYRFLEELGVELTSPIQHGHWFTFKDPDGNALMAAKC; encoded by the coding sequence ATGACCGCTTCTCCCTTGCACGCCGAAATCGGAGGCATTTTCGTCGCTGTCCGCGACATCGACGCCGCTTATCGCTTCCTGGAGGAGCTTGGCGTGGAGCTGACCAGCCCCATCCAGCACGGGCACTGGTTCACCTTCAAAGATCCCGACGGAAATGCGTTGATGGCAGCCAAATGTTAG
- a CDS encoding GNAT family N-acetyltransferase has protein sequence MTVRLRLTVPTDLPFVCDVEQAPENAPFILPWPEERHREALDDPDILHMIAEKTETGHPVGYVIIAGLASPHHSIELLRITMAVKRHGYGRRVLRQIKEWAFREQKAHRLWLDVKETNGVARALYLSEGFREEGILRDCLKTGDTYESLVVLSMLADEYEA, from the coding sequence ATGACCGTCCGCCTGCGACTGACTGTACCGACAGACCTCCCGTTCGTCTGCGACGTGGAGCAAGCGCCAGAAAATGCCCCGTTCATCCTTCCGTGGCCGGAAGAGCGCCACCGCGAGGCTTTGGATGATCCCGACATCTTGCACATGATCGCCGAGAAAACAGAAACAGGCCACCCCGTCGGCTACGTCATCATCGCCGGGCTGGCCAGTCCGCACCATTCGATTGAGCTCTTGCGCATTACGATGGCAGTAAAAAGGCACGGCTACGGCCGTCGTGTCCTGCGCCAGATTAAAGAGTGGGCTTTTCGCGAACAAAAAGCCCATCGGCTGTGGCTGGACGTCAAGGAAACAAACGGCGTAGCCCGCGCGCTCTACCTGTCCGAAGGCTTCCGCGAAGAAGGAATCTTGCGCGACTGCCTGAAAACAGGGGACACTTACGAATCGCTGGTTGTTTTATCCATGCTGGCCGACGAGTACGAAGCCTAG
- a CDS encoding AraC family transcriptional regulator, giving the protein MDLLQKLNEALDYIEEHLAGEIDFKEVARVACCSEYHFKRMFSSLAGIPLSEYIRRRRITLAAFDLKDSKLKVIDIAVKYGYNSPDSFARAFAQMHGVTPSEARASGQSLKAYPRMTFHLSIKGGSAMNYRMEEKEAFRIVGLKKRVPLIYNGVNPEIAAMWASLDAEKIRLLKSLSNVEPLGMLSASTNFSDGRLDNGELDHYIGVATTLDCPESLAKLEVPASTWAVFEAVGPFPDTLQDVWGRIYSEWFLSSGYELAEGPEMLWNADKDTTSPTFRSEIWIPVVKK; this is encoded by the coding sequence ATGGATTTGCTGCAAAAGCTGAATGAAGCTTTGGACTACATCGAGGAACATCTCGCTGGCGAGATCGACTTCAAGGAAGTCGCCCGGGTGGCGTGCTGCTCGGAATACCACTTCAAAAGAATGTTCTCGTCCTTGGCGGGCATTCCGCTCTCGGAGTACATCCGGCGCAGGCGCATTACACTCGCGGCTTTCGACCTGAAAGACAGCAAGCTGAAGGTGATCGACATCGCCGTCAAGTACGGGTACAACTCGCCTGACTCGTTCGCTCGCGCCTTTGCCCAGATGCACGGGGTGACGCCCAGCGAAGCGAGAGCCAGCGGGCAGTCCTTGAAAGCCTATCCGCGAATGACCTTTCATCTATCCATCAAAGGAGGCAGTGCCATGAATTACCGCATGGAAGAAAAAGAGGCATTTCGCATCGTCGGCTTGAAGAAAAGGGTTCCGCTGATCTACAACGGGGTGAATCCCGAGATTGCCGCCATGTGGGCGTCACTCGACGCCGAGAAGATCCGCCTGCTCAAGTCGCTTTCCAATGTAGAGCCGCTCGGGATGTTGAGCGCATCCACGAACTTTTCCGACGGCCGCCTGGACAACGGCGAGCTGGACCATTACATCGGAGTGGCGACTACGCTGGACTGCCCGGAGAGCCTGGCGAAGCTGGAAGTCCCGGCCTCTACGTGGGCCGTCTTCGAAGCCGTAGGGCCTTTTCCGGATACGCTGCAGGACGTCTGGGGGCGCATCTACTCCGAATGGTTTTTGTCTTCCGGCTACGAGCTGGCCGAAGGTCCGGAGATGCTGTGGAATGCTGACAAAGACACGACATCGCCGACGTTTCGCAGTGAAATCTGGATTCCGGTTGTCAAAAAATAA